Proteins encoded in a region of the Stieleria neptunia genome:
- a CDS encoding PSD1 and planctomycete cytochrome C domain-containing protein: MTTRQAPNGRMVFRIAIPLCLAVGLCGSSATASDISFSGDVRPILAEYCVQCHGPDEQHRQADLRLDIANDSTTAAIVPGDPDASEMILRLTSADPDMQMPPPEMQKRPTAREIEILRRWIDQGAKFEGHWAYQPIRNPEVPEPKGAASTEIDRFIVAALEKNGLTLAPRLDRRRLIRRATFDLIGLPPSPPEVQAFVNDAAPDDQAFAKVIDRLLRSPRYGERWGRHWLDIARYADTHGGSAIGFTRFPFSYTYRDYVIAAFNEDLPYDKFVLQQLAADQLDLPDNDPALAALGFLTVGMQFRSVHDLIDDQIDVVTRGLMGVTVACARCHDHKFDEIPTTDYYALYATLASSESPDELPVLGEPPLTDPLRDYQRQLVKRQTIYRDMARDQMEVMRNRLRSQVGLYLTELAKGVPEQDLSAAFLSYRTDDVRPVVLHRWRIYLNTLSEQDPVFFAWVRLQETPAEQFQAACEGLVQTLKAENGDPAKFKDLHNMSVEAPKWNPRVLDALEESKPASLIELAEAYGKLFAEVHLGWLTALHEASLEATPAGDLITDEDPRHAEINSAINQQLRRHLYESGTPTDVPDELAAKMLNRTVSDKLSGKRGTIHNLHLNAPGSPPRGMVLAESEAPPETRVFLRGNPIRRGERVEARFLTAVAPHNPTPFADGQRRRGLADAIVDPENPLTRRVIVNWIWRHHFGLGLVRTPDDLGTRGTPPTHPQLLDHLATAFADDGWSIKKMHRRIMLSDVYQQASVENTEARRRDAENRLLWRMPRKRLDMESMRDALLAVSGELNTTTMGGRPFDLEADPVVPRRSVYAFINRDIISSLSSTFDGADPTSCTVKRPDTIVPQQTLYALNSAFVQDRAAAVAELAVDAAATNTDRVEWLYERIYLRQPDQQERDLAIAFVTRPQRQVETPDEDATEVASVAAVANETDRWAQLAHAMLASNEFVFLD; encoded by the coding sequence ATGACGACTCGCCAAGCTCCGAACGGCCGAATGGTTTTCCGGATTGCGATTCCGCTGTGCTTGGCGGTTGGCCTGTGCGGATCGTCTGCGACGGCAAGCGACATCAGCTTCAGCGGCGACGTGCGGCCGATCCTGGCGGAGTACTGTGTTCAGTGCCATGGCCCGGACGAACAGCATCGCCAAGCCGACTTGCGGCTGGACATTGCCAACGACAGCACGACGGCGGCGATCGTGCCGGGTGACCCCGATGCCAGCGAAATGATCTTGCGGTTGACGAGCGCAGATCCGGACATGCAGATGCCGCCCCCGGAAATGCAAAAACGACCGACGGCAAGAGAGATCGAGATCCTGCGGCGTTGGATCGACCAGGGCGCAAAGTTTGAGGGGCATTGGGCGTATCAACCGATTCGCAACCCCGAAGTCCCCGAGCCCAAGGGCGCCGCTTCTACCGAGATCGATCGCTTTATCGTCGCGGCGTTGGAGAAGAACGGCCTGACGCTTGCCCCGCGGTTAGACCGCCGGCGGCTGATTCGGCGAGCCACGTTTGACTTGATCGGCCTGCCTCCCTCGCCACCGGAGGTCCAGGCGTTCGTCAACGACGCCGCCCCCGACGATCAGGCGTTTGCCAAGGTGATCGATCGATTGCTCCGGTCGCCCCGTTATGGCGAACGCTGGGGTCGTCATTGGCTGGACATCGCTCGCTATGCCGACACCCACGGCGGTTCGGCCATCGGCTTCACGCGATTTCCGTTTTCGTACACCTATCGCGATTATGTGATCGCTGCGTTCAACGAAGACTTGCCCTACGATAAATTCGTTCTGCAACAACTGGCCGCCGATCAACTGGACCTGCCGGACAACGATCCCGCTCTGGCGGCGTTGGGGTTTTTGACGGTGGGCATGCAGTTCCGTAGCGTGCATGATTTGATCGACGACCAGATCGACGTGGTCACGCGTGGATTGATGGGTGTGACCGTGGCCTGCGCCCGCTGCCACGACCACAAATTCGACGAAATCCCCACCACCGATTACTACGCCCTGTACGCGACCCTGGCCAGCAGCGAGTCGCCGGACGAACTGCCGGTGCTGGGCGAACCACCGCTGACAGACCCGCTGCGCGACTACCAACGCCAACTGGTAAAACGACAGACGATCTATCGCGATATGGCTCGCGATCAGATGGAAGTGATGCGGAACCGTTTGCGCAGCCAAGTCGGTTTGTACTTGACGGAGTTGGCCAAGGGCGTCCCCGAGCAAGATCTCTCGGCGGCGTTCCTGTCCTACCGCACCGACGATGTGCGTCCCGTTGTGCTTCATCGTTGGCGGATCTATTTAAACACGCTTAGCGAACAGGATCCGGTGTTCTTTGCTTGGGTCCGGCTGCAGGAGACTCCTGCGGAACAGTTCCAAGCGGCGTGCGAAGGATTGGTGCAGACGTTGAAGGCGGAGAACGGCGATCCGGCGAAGTTCAAAGATCTGCACAACATGAGCGTGGAGGCTCCGAAATGGAATCCGCGAGTTCTCGACGCGCTGGAGGAATCCAAACCGGCATCGCTGATCGAATTGGCCGAAGCCTACGGCAAACTGTTTGCGGAGGTGCATCTCGGCTGGTTGACGGCGTTGCACGAGGCATCCTTGGAAGCGACGCCGGCCGGGGATCTGATCACGGACGAGGATCCGCGACACGCTGAAATCAATAGCGCGATCAATCAACAGCTGCGGCGACACTTGTACGAATCCGGCACCCCGACCGATGTGCCGGACGAGCTCGCTGCCAAAATGCTCAACCGCACGGTGTCGGATAAACTGTCCGGCAAGCGTGGCACGATCCACAACTTGCACCTGAACGCGCCCGGTTCGCCGCCTCGCGGCATGGTGCTGGCCGAATCCGAAGCGCCGCCCGAAACCCGCGTGTTCCTCCGCGGCAATCCGATCCGCCGTGGCGAGCGGGTCGAAGCGCGGTTCCTGACCGCTGTGGCTCCACACAACCCGACGCCCTTTGCCGATGGACAGCGCCGTCGTGGTCTGGCCGATGCCATTGTCGATCCGGAAAACCCGCTGACCCGACGTGTCATCGTGAACTGGATTTGGCGGCATCATTTTGGTTTGGGGCTGGTCCGTACGCCCGATGACCTGGGGACCCGCGGCACACCGCCCACGCATCCGCAGCTACTCGATCACTTGGCCACAGCGTTTGCCGATGACGGCTGGTCGATCAAGAAAATGCACCGCCGGATCATGCTGTCGGACGTGTACCAGCAGGCTTCGGTGGAGAATACAGAAGCGCGCCGACGCGATGCGGAGAACCGCTTGCTGTGGCGGATGCCGCGCAAACGTTTGGATATGGAATCGATGCGAGACGCGTTGTTGGCTGTTTCGGGCGAACTGAACACGACGACCATGGGCGGTCGACCGTTCGACCTGGAAGCCGATCCGGTGGTCCCCCGCCGCAGCGTGTACGCGTTCATCAATCGTGACATCATTTCTAGTTTGTCCAGCACGTTTGATGGTGCGGACCCGACATCGTGCACGGTCAAACGCCCCGACACGATCGTCCCCCAGCAGACGCTGTACGCTCTGAACTCCGCCTTCGTTCAGGACCGGGCTGCCGCGGTGGCCGAGCTGGCTGTCGATGCGGCCGCGACAAATACAGACCGCGTGGAATGGTTGTACGAGCGGATTTATTTGCGCCAGCCCGATCAACAGGAACGCGACTTGGCGATCGCCTTTGTCACTCGTCCCCAGCGACAAGTCGAGACGCCTGATGAAGACGCAACCGAAGTGGCATCCGTTGCGGCCGTGGCGAATGAAACCGATCGATGGGCTCAATTGGCTCATGCCATGCTGGCCTCCAATGAGTTTGTTTTCCTGGATTGA
- a CDS encoding type II toxin-antitoxin system RelE/ParE family toxin: MKSSVSKSPWPRNGEACDSGQPLAQDDLRRQAEFIAKDSLVAALRLLDAAEVTYDFLAETPLAGSVCQFTSVQAIDLRIWRINGFPNQLILYRVSDSEILIVRVLHAARDLDVLLDDEK, from the coding sequence GTGAAAAGCAGCGTCTCAAAGAGTCCGTGGCCAAGAAACGGTGAAGCTTGCGATTCGGGCCAGCCGCTTGCCCAAGATGACCTTCGCAGGCAAGCCGAGTTCATCGCCAAAGATAGCCTGGTTGCGGCACTGCGACTGCTCGACGCAGCGGAAGTAACTTACGACTTTCTTGCCGAGACGCCGCTGGCGGGGTCCGTCTGCCAATTCACGTCCGTTCAAGCCATAGATTTGCGGATTTGGAGAATCAACGGTTTCCCAAATCAACTGATTCTCTATCGGGTTTCGGATAGTGAAATACTGATTGTTCGTGTCCTCCACGCTGCACGAGACCTTGATGTCCTTCTGGACGATGAAAAGTAG
- a CDS encoding DUF1501 domain-containing protein: protein MDNCYISPRRQFLRRCGLGIGSVALAEMLAGQLATAGAATHFPARAEHVIHIFLNGGMSQVDTFDPKPELTRRAGQMLPFDNLQTERKTGVALPSPFQFQQHGECGMPISDLFPRVAQCADDLAVIRSMYAELPSHEMMLMLMNTGHSRLVRPSFGSWLTWGMGSENQNLPGFVALCPGGLPVAGAGNWQSAFLPGSYQGTLVDTAQTDPTKLIRHIRNERMSQSDQLAQLEVLQTLNARHLAGRPDEADLEARIQSFDLAYRMQMEATDAFDTSQESEHTLKLYGEGIQNRQLLLARRLVERGVRYVQVWHGAGQPWDSHNNIKDAHRNVANQCDQGIAALINDLKQRGLLGKTLILCSGEFGRTPSVELGQNGSGASQGRDHNHWGFSLWMAGGGIKGGTIYGATDEFGFKAVENPVSVHDLHATMLHLLGFDHERLTYRYAGRDYRLTDVSGQVVHDVIA from the coding sequence ATGGACAACTGCTACATCTCGCCTCGTCGGCAGTTTCTGCGCCGCTGTGGCCTGGGGATCGGATCGGTGGCTCTAGCCGAGATGCTGGCCGGTCAGTTGGCAACCGCCGGGGCCGCAACCCACTTTCCGGCTCGCGCCGAGCATGTGATTCACATCTTTCTCAACGGCGGCATGTCGCAGGTGGATACTTTTGACCCGAAACCCGAACTGACCCGTCGCGCGGGTCAGATGTTGCCGTTTGATAACCTGCAGACCGAACGCAAGACGGGGGTCGCCCTGCCGTCGCCGTTTCAATTTCAACAGCACGGCGAATGTGGGATGCCGATCAGCGACTTGTTCCCGCGTGTGGCCCAGTGCGCTGACGATTTAGCAGTGATTCGGTCCATGTACGCCGAATTGCCCAGCCACGAAATGATGCTGATGTTGATGAACACCGGCCATTCCCGTTTGGTGCGTCCCAGTTTCGGGTCGTGGTTAACCTGGGGCATGGGCAGCGAGAATCAGAACCTTCCCGGATTTGTCGCACTCTGTCCGGGCGGTCTGCCGGTGGCGGGGGCAGGCAACTGGCAATCCGCGTTTCTGCCGGGCAGCTACCAAGGCACCTTGGTCGACACGGCTCAGACCGATCCGACCAAGCTGATTCGTCATATTCGCAACGAGCGGATGAGCCAATCGGATCAACTGGCGCAGCTGGAAGTCCTGCAGACGCTCAATGCCAGGCACTTGGCAGGGCGTCCCGATGAAGCTGATTTGGAGGCGCGGATTCAGTCGTTTGACCTCGCGTACCGAATGCAAATGGAAGCCACCGATGCGTTCGATACCAGTCAGGAGTCGGAACACACGTTGAAGCTGTATGGCGAAGGGATTCAAAACCGCCAACTGTTGCTGGCTCGGCGTTTGGTCGAACGCGGCGTGCGGTACGTGCAGGTTTGGCACGGTGCCGGTCAGCCATGGGACAGTCACAACAACATCAAGGACGCCCACCGCAATGTCGCGAACCAGTGTGATCAAGGGATCGCGGCCCTAATCAACGATCTCAAGCAACGCGGCCTGCTCGGCAAGACATTGATCCTGTGCAGTGGCGAATTCGGACGCACGCCGTCAGTGGAACTGGGGCAAAACGGATCGGGTGCCAGCCAGGGGCGCGATCACAATCACTGGGGTTTCTCGCTCTGGATGGCAGGGGGAGGCATCAAGGGCGGAACGATCTACGGTGCGACCGATGAGTTCGGCTTCAAAGCCGTCGAGAACCCGGTCTCGGTGCATGACCTGCACGCCACGATGCTGCACCTGTTGGGCTTCGATCATGAACGCCTGACGTACCGATACGCAGGTCGTGATTACCGCCTGACCGACGTCTCGGGGCAAGTCGTCCACGACGTCATCGCCTAA
- a CDS encoding ribbon-helix-helix domain-containing protein: MSEQSIHLSADAEAHVSGMLEEGGYRNVSEYIESLIREDSLPRQRLSGIVQNRRDKLEHLAEEGLQSGPPITVDSDYWEREKQRLKESVAKKR, from the coding sequence ATGAGCGAACAATCGATTCATCTATCAGCCGATGCGGAAGCCCACGTCAGCGGAATGCTGGAGGAGGGCGGATATCGCAATGTGAGTGAGTACATTGAATCACTCATTCGCGAGGACTCGCTACCGCGGCAGCGACTGTCTGGTATCGTTCAGAATCGTCGGGATAAACTCGAGCATCTAGCTGAGGAGGGCTTGCAAAGCGGACCGCCCATCACCGTGGATTCCGACTATTGGGAACGTGAAAAGCAGCGTCTCAAAGAGTCCGTGGCCAAGAAACGGTGA
- a CDS encoding M6 family metalloprotease domain-containing protein, with product MWLRQIGCAFIVLCIATEQSAMGNLASPFPVEVTQPSGETIQLYIRGNEKLNWYESVPEARNIQRGGVLSPADAALAATPGYTVMKDANGRYVYAQLDANSNWTPTDVAVGSEVPQDLTRRLIPPPENVQRMIRSRLPEQNIPSRAAAPLGTVKNLVVLLRFADHANRNLPSKADYDQLFNAQSPVPNLAPTGSVKMFYQENSYGKLNLESTVVDWVTLPKTESYYANGQSGLSSRIWEALRDGLDIVRASGSVDFAEFDNENGGAGDGWIDAITFVHSGYAAEFGGVAGGADMEDRIWSHRWTMTPWTDPASGVKVSNYNINPGIWGTSGTAIGRIGVICHELGHFFGLPDLYDYSGKGEGCGSWCLMANSWGFDGSQFRPPHMSAWCKIFLSWNSAQVLSTPDTYEIEPTALPGANIYRINYPSGSLSEYLLIENRQAVGRYEGAIPAGTGGQGGLAIWHIDDSVPENDQPGYPGSPGYPAEHYKVGLIQADGLWELEKGLNRGNANDVFRQGHNDSLTSATNPKSDSFAGVQLPPIKNISASSSEMSFQYGDDPIVVNDTLLAGVVNVEVPTSHSVNFSSDGKAATILIDRLYSYSYGDAAEVKHATFVLPLKDASDDATVTIQVRGYYSTDDGSVGRAILSASGKTAIIDPKTNTASQGSRAADADAKAAKRETRGATAEKRRRGNNPKPSGVTGNDFFYELSTKVVVEEKLPITIVLQTERLTKDSIGAYLVVDSIDVEIKP from the coding sequence AAGTTGAACTGGTACGAGTCCGTGCCGGAAGCCAGAAACATTCAGCGCGGGGGCGTGCTGAGCCCGGCTGATGCGGCGCTCGCTGCCACTCCCGGGTACACGGTCATGAAAGACGCCAATGGGCGTTACGTCTATGCACAGCTGGATGCCAATTCCAATTGGACGCCCACCGATGTCGCGGTCGGATCGGAGGTGCCACAAGACCTGACGCGGCGGTTGATTCCACCACCGGAGAATGTGCAGCGGATGATCCGCAGCCGATTGCCGGAACAGAATATTCCGTCCCGCGCTGCGGCGCCGCTGGGAACGGTCAAGAACCTGGTCGTGTTATTGAGGTTCGCAGATCATGCCAACCGAAATTTGCCTTCGAAGGCGGATTACGATCAACTCTTCAACGCGCAGTCCCCGGTGCCCAATCTTGCACCGACAGGGAGCGTCAAGATGTTCTACCAAGAGAACTCCTATGGCAAGTTGAACTTGGAGTCGACGGTGGTCGACTGGGTCACGCTGCCGAAAACGGAATCGTACTACGCCAACGGCCAGAGTGGACTCAGCTCACGGATTTGGGAAGCGCTCCGCGATGGACTTGATATCGTCCGTGCGAGTGGTTCGGTCGACTTTGCCGAGTTCGACAACGAGAATGGCGGCGCGGGGGACGGTTGGATTGACGCAATCACGTTCGTTCATTCGGGATATGCGGCAGAGTTCGGCGGGGTCGCGGGCGGCGCCGACATGGAGGATCGAATTTGGTCGCATCGCTGGACGATGACTCCCTGGACCGATCCGGCGTCCGGTGTGAAAGTGAGCAACTACAACATCAATCCTGGAATCTGGGGGACGAGTGGAACCGCGATCGGCCGAATCGGCGTGATTTGTCACGAACTCGGGCACTTCTTCGGCCTACCCGACCTGTATGACTACAGTGGCAAAGGCGAGGGCTGTGGATCGTGGTGTTTGATGGCGAACAGTTGGGGCTTTGATGGCAGTCAATTTCGTCCGCCACACATGTCGGCTTGGTGCAAGATCTTTCTCAGTTGGAATTCCGCCCAAGTTCTCTCCACGCCTGACACTTACGAAATTGAACCGACCGCCCTGCCGGGCGCCAACATCTATCGAATCAACTACCCGAGCGGTTCGTTAAGTGAATATCTGCTGATCGAGAATCGGCAAGCGGTCGGTCGCTACGAAGGCGCAATACCGGCCGGAACGGGAGGGCAGGGAGGGCTGGCGATCTGGCACATCGACGACTCGGTTCCGGAAAATGATCAGCCCGGGTATCCCGGTTCCCCCGGCTATCCCGCGGAGCATTATAAGGTGGGCCTGATTCAAGCCGATGGGCTTTGGGAGCTCGAAAAGGGATTGAACCGCGGGAATGCGAACGACGTTTTCCGACAGGGGCACAATGATTCGCTTACTTCCGCAACGAATCCGAAGTCAGATTCGTTTGCCGGAGTCCAGTTGCCACCGATCAAAAACATTTCGGCGTCCAGTTCCGAGATGTCCTTTCAGTACGGCGACGACCCAATCGTCGTCAACGATACGCTCCTCGCGGGCGTGGTGAATGTCGAAGTACCGACGAGTCACTCCGTCAATTTCAGTTCCGACGGGAAAGCCGCTACGATTCTAATCGATCGGTTGTATAGCTATTCCTATGGGGATGCCGCAGAGGTCAAGCACGCTACGTTTGTGCTGCCACTCAAAGACGCCTCCGACGACGCGACGGTGACGATCCAGGTCCGCGGGTATTACAGCACGGACGATGGGTCGGTGGGACGTGCGATCCTATCCGCCAGTGGCAAGACGGCGATCATCGATCCCAAAACCAACACGGCATCGCAGGGATCACGAGCGGCGGACGCTGATGCAAAGGCCGCCAAGCGAGAGACGCGCGGGGCGACAGCGGAGAAAAGACGTCGCGGCAACAATCCGAAACCGTCGGGTGTGACCGGAAATGACTTCTTCTACGAGTTGTCCACAAAAGTAGTCGTGGAAGAGAAGCTTCCGATCACGATCGTGCTGCAAACGGAGCGATTGACGAAAGACTCCATCGGCGCCTATCTCGTCGTTGACTCCATCGATGTAGAAATCAAACCTTAG